From Granulicella sp. WH15, the proteins below share one genomic window:
- a CDS encoding MarR family transcriptional regulator → MKTPQEKIKKSTRETEMRRAGVNIKHLLIALRGRMDERLRERKITSAQLRLLRELQVTPGISGAKLARACSITPQTAQAMLVRSVKAGWIVRGADKENGRLVTARLTPAGEKLLAYAEQIVREVEADAWAGLSVGELRSLSVVLERVLANLDTECGSRGCMGK, encoded by the coding sequence ATGAAAACGCCTCAGGAGAAGATTAAGAAATCAACACGCGAGACGGAGATGCGCCGGGCCGGTGTCAACATTAAGCATCTGCTAATTGCGCTGCGCGGCCGTATGGATGAACGTCTCCGCGAGCGCAAGATCACCTCGGCGCAACTGCGGTTGCTGCGTGAGTTGCAGGTGACTCCCGGCATCTCCGGGGCGAAGCTTGCGCGGGCGTGCTCGATTACGCCGCAGACTGCGCAGGCGATGCTGGTGCGCTCGGTGAAGGCGGGATGGATTGTTCGCGGGGCGGACAAAGAGAATGGACGGCTGGTGACGGCGCGCCTGACTCCGGCGGGGGAGAAGCTGCTTGCCTACGCCGAGCAGATCGTCCGCGAGGTGGAGGCGGATGCCTGGGCGGGCCTCTCGGTCGGGGAGCTTCGCAGCCTTAGCGTTGTTCTCGAGCGTGTCCTCGCCAA